The DNA sequence ATGGTTTCAAAGATTGACTGAAGAGGTGGTTACCAGAACAGTGTTTGGGACCAGCTATGAAGATGGAAAATCAATTTTCCAGTTGCAAGCCCAACAAATGGTATCTGCCATAGAGTCCTTTCAAAAGGTCTTCATCTCTACGTACAGGTAATAATCATTATTATCCTCCTTTAACCCAAATATGCtctactattaaaaaaaaaaaagggaatgacttttaattttctatctttttagATTCCTTCCCACCAAAAAGAACAGAGATTCTTGGAAATTGGATAAAGAAATCTCAAAATCTTTAGTAGAACTCATAGAGAGGAGGAGAAAATATCCAGTGGCAAATTCATGCTCGGAAGATTTGTTGGAGGTGATGATCAGGGCAAGTATAATGGAAGATAATATTGAAACAATAAGTTCGAATTCTtcggtttcttcttcttcttcttcgtcttcgTCATCTCGGATCTCAGTTTATGACATTGTTGAAGAATGCAAGAGCTTTTTCTTCGCCGGAAAACATACGACGGCGAATTTGTTGACATGGACAACAATTCTCCTAGCAATGCACCCTCAATGGCAAAAATTGGCTAGGGAAGAGGTCTTGAGAGTGTGTGGGGCACGTGACATCCCAAGCAAagatgatttttcaaagcttaagACGGTACGttatctcattttgttttaCCTTTTTGTCTTTACTTGTggattattaaattatcaaaacaacccaaaaaaatttggaaaaaaaaaaaaaaaaaaaggaaaatcaattttttttttttttttttaaagactatGTGATAGGTATTCAAATAGGTGAGGTAATGGAAGGATTTTTCTGCTGTCGTTTCACTAAGTATAGTACTGTGGCATATCTTTTTGGTCCCACCCACCTATTTGAATTGATAAAAAACGAAATcatttcattgaatttaagatcATTTCcaatggtttttcatttttcagctGGGTATGATCCTGAACGAGTCACTGAGACTGTACCCACCAGCAGTGGCCACGATCAGACGGGCCAAAGCTGATGTTCATCTTGGAGGGTGTATGATGATCCCTCGTGGGACCGAGCTCCTCATCCCCATCTTAGCCGTCCATCACGACCCAGGACTGTGGGGCCAAGATGCCAATGAATTCAACCCCGCTCGATTCTCGCAAGGTGTGGCCCACGCTGCCAAGCATCCCATGGCATTCCTACCCTTCGGGCTTGGTGCCCGCAGGTGCATCGGCCAAAACCTAGCCATTTTGCAGACGAAATTGGCCATAGCTATGATCCTGCAACGCTTCTCTTTCAGCCTGGCTCCGACCTACCAACATGCACCAATGGTTCTAATGCTCCTACATCCACAGTCTGGTGCACCCATAATTTTTCGTGAATTATCAGACACCATGAACTATTCATAGCCAtggatcatatatatatatatattcgtaTTAACAAGCTTTTAGATGaagaattaataatttatgttttgatCATGTGAGTGGATAGGATTGTTGAGTGGTTTAATacatttggtttatttttaccATAGGATTAAATTTAATGTTATTGTCTCCTTGATTGACCCATGTTTTCATCCTTGGCTACTGACCACAAACCAGGAATTTTAACCAATGGTGGTGTTAAAATTAGGTGGTTTGGTTTTACCTTTGTGCTCTATCCTTCATTTCTTCTCTTTGTATAATGTATGGATTTCCAATTCAATAtccatttttgtataattttatattcaatgTTATATGATAGTTTTATGACTTTTAACTATTGATagactttatttttgtttttgcaacTATATGATTTGCCGAGTTCTTTAAGATTTTGGTATATTTGATTTAAGATTTAGTGTATAGCGCCAAATTCGGATTAGCTTTCGAGTATAAATTCTAAATATGAACAAATTTTAGGGTTTGAAATTCCATCATCCTAACCAAAAGTTGACTTAAAAAACCACAAATTTAGGTGATTCTTACTTTGACGCAAGGCCAAGCCCCACTTGGGTTAAAGAGTTAATAACCTAAACTcgattcaaatattaatttatttttcatattttatatattttatgtcaaTGTAACTTATAGAGTTTAGATTGTTGTATAATTCTAAAAGTAGAAAGTTACAATTTGAATCCACCTACCCCGGCCATAGTTGTCTAAATagatttgaaaaacaaatgaagTTTTGATCCTCTTGCTTAGTCCTCTTTAAAGTCTTAAGAGATGGAAATATAGAggcatttttaatttatgtcaAACTAAGGTAGGGACCCTTAATATTTATAGACATACTTTATGACTATATCCCATCAAGAAAGTGATTAGATAGTAGTGGACAACAAAATATAGGTAAGATTTTTCAGCCTCCATTAGATGATATTACATTATTTGGTAGTCACCAGGACTTCACccatcatttatttaaaatttaaatctaaGTAAAATCTCTTGATATGTGGACCATTAAAAGTATATCACATCACATATTTCTAAACTTCTCCCACTTGATCCGCATATCAAAAGAGTTAGCTTAAGAATGATAAATTATTATAGCCATAAGATATCGAAAGGCAACGGGCTAAATCAATTCATAAAACAACTTCATTTACCCAAATAGAAAATCTCAATGCATGAATCATGGTGGTTATGTCCTTTTCTTGATAGATATTTCCCTCTATATTAAGCACAACATTTTCTAAATGAATACTATATTGCTTTATAAATGAACTTCTATAAGTCGATTTAGGTGCTATTTAAATAATCCCAATGGATTAATAATTAATCATCATAAACTTTTGTGtgcacaaaaataaataaaaattgcttCACTAAttgaaataatcaaaataaatattttaaaaagttagaGAATAAAAGCAATATTATTGTGAAGTCATATGAAGTAACAATATCGTAAAACTTCAAATGTCATTGACGGGAAGTTTATAGAAGTTGCAAACCAAGTGATTGTTATCATCATCACTAAACCTTTCATGCTCTTTCATGTATATCTTTTCTTCAAGATTCACATTTAAGAATGAcgttttcaaattcatttaatataACCCTATATCAAAATAACTACTAAATTCGTAACTATTCTAAAAGAATCTTTCTTGGAAACTAGAGAAAATGTTTTATGATATCGATAATCAAGCTTGgctttatatcattttatgtttCCATATGTATTCTTTTGTCTTGTCAACCCATTTACAACCTATGGTTGTACGATCAAATTGCAACCCAATTAGATTACAACCTTGGTTTTTAGGAATAGATCCATCTCTTTTGTCATGGCATCGTACCAAGACAAATAACTTTCTCCATTAATGGCTTGTAAAAATGAACTTGGATCATTATCAAGTCTAACATTAAAgtcaaatttttgaaagtatACAATAACTAGAAATTGTTGATTTCCCTATTCTTAAGAATCTTCTTAATTCTATTGTCTTGTTCTCATCTAGTAGAGTTTGAGTTATAGGTTCTACATGCTCTTGATTTAGTGGTTGTAATTGAATTGGTTGCTCCTCAATAGTTTCTAAAGTATTGATTTGGTAAGAAATAATATCTTCTTGAGGACATGATTCAATAATTTCCCTTTCTCCATGAAGTTCTATGTTAATTTCTAGGATATTCACTTCCACTTGATCTATGGTCCTTTAGAAATTTAGCATATCTAGCTTCAATAATTCTTAGGAGTATGAAAGACAATAGAATGTATACTCCTTGAAGTTCACCTGACAGCCTATGAAATAATCACTAATTATATATTCTTGGGTTAAACTTCTTTAATTGAGGATTATAAACCCTCACTTCAACTAGACAACCTCGTTTGTGTAAATGACTTAAACTTAGTTTCCATCCATTCCAAAATGCAAAAGGTGTTTTAGGAACTACTTCAGAGTGAactcaattcaaaatttatactCGGCTATTGACCAAAAATCAGGGACTTTAACCAATAGTACTATTAAAATTGGGGGTTTTTACCTTGTACTTTATCCTTGATTTGTTCTCTTTCTAAGGTATGCATTTCCAaactcaatatatatttttgtataattttatattagcttggtgaatcatgaccaCTCGATAgctaatgtcatgattcatcctaggtcttatataatttataatcatACGCACTAGTATACTCACAATGGAAAACCATCTTGATGATTAAGATAATTTatctctccaattaggaggtagtgcactacttATCATCTTACAATAAACCTAGAGACCCAAAATATACTCAAAGAAATTAATGTTAGATAGATAGGGAAAACTTTATATGTCATATGCAAATCAGATAATTATGATACAAAGCTAATTCACAAGTATCACCATAGTTCTCATACATACGACAATCAATGGAAAATTGATATCATCATAAAAACATCGATCTCCGTGTTAACTATTCAAAACAATAATATAGTATTGCGAAATAATGGACAACAAGATCTGAAGGTGGTTCTGGTACCACATGTTGTACAATTCTAAAGATTTAGAATAACTCAAATTTACTTTACCTCTAGCCATAATAATCCAAGTAGATTTGAAGAGTAAAAGAACTTTGTATTTTCTACTATATTCGTCTTTAAAAccttaagaaatgaaaatatataagcaaaacttatttttcatatacATTTGGATAGGTTAAAGAACCTCAATATTTATAAGTAATCACCTAATCAGTTTTCCCCATCAATTAGAGTGGATAACAAAATATCCCTATTTTTCAAGCTCCACTTTGATGTTATGTTATTTAGTAGTTACCACTTCACCaaccatttatttaaaatttaaacttaaataaaatcTCATAACACATTAAcctttaaaatataaagtaagACATTTTCAACATAGatatcaaaatttgatatttattaaatataataaagttcttcatttacaatatttattttgagaTGGTAAGTTCATATTATTAGAAGTtattaatacatttaatttttatattagaattatatatttagttactatatatttattttttcagttactatattataattattttctttctttttagaaataaggtgtaaatttgtgtttatttcattttactccatttatttaaattctaatggtATTGTacctatttttaaaagaattcataataagaaatcttagattttcttttctctttttctctttgaatcctttttttaatttcagCATGGTATTAGAGCAAAATTGATCTTTAATGGGACTTTTGATTTGTGATCTCATGGAATAGAGTTTAATCTCATACACTGCCCTTGTATCGATTTGATTGGGgaattcttatatatatatagtgggATATTATAGTAGGTGATCATATtgttcaatctttttttttttttttatcctagtatttgattttgtatttgttttcttcaattctaTATACTTTCTTTTGTTTAATGGTTATTTGTTGTTTATTCATCATGATTGGTGAACAAGATGATTCTCTTCAATGTATTAGTGTGAgattgaatggaaaaaattattccTATTAAAGTTAtgtgatgaaaaattttataaagggTAAAAAGATGTGGAGTTATATTATTAGCACTCTGCATAAacttatgaattaaaaaaatgtagaatAGTTAGATGTTTAGGTAGTAAGTAATTCGAAAATTAACATTTGGATCAACAACTTCATTGATAATTTGATAAACATACAGTTGGTGAAATATGAAACGACTAAGGAGATCTATAAACATTTGGAAAAATTGTATATGCAATCTAATTTTGCATTTCCTCTATTTGTTTGCTGGAtataaatccaaattttatatatttctatttgtttGATATAAATCCAAATTCTATTTGTCTATGTCtattggatatgaatccaaattctgtttatctcttctttttctatGGTTTTATGGCTTCTTTTGTCTATCTCATTTGATATTTCATTCCTTAATTGATAGTTTTATGTCAACTTTCATCTCTCTTTCATTTATGACTTTAGTTTTatgtcttctttttttcttttcctttttttgctcTATTTCCTTGATAAttacttcttctttttctatggTTTCTGCTAGCTTGTACTCCAAACCTTTCTTTTCTAgttatattttcttccttgagtATATAcctttttcatttctattgaGTCTCATAATGTCTCTAAGTCTAAACTTGTTCATTTAGATCATTTCttagatgatatatatatatatatatatatatatatatatatatatatatatatatatatatatatatatatatatatatataatttttctacaAATACTAGTACTTTGGTTCTTGATTATAATGTTTCTTCCTCTCCTCCTACGACTACTTTTATATCTTCTGAGACTATGGATCCTCTTCTCTCACATTTTTCTCAGCATCTTCCAAGCTATGATTGAGAAATTTCTTGCTTTGTATAAGATTAATACTTAGGATTTGGTAACTTTACCATCTGTATGGTATGGATTATAATGAGacttttgcttttattatcAAGATGACTATTGCTTGTACTCttattgtaattgttttttttttttcttctcccacTCATATGTATTGTGACAACATGAGTGCTATTCAATTGCTCACAACTCTATATTTTATGAAAGGACCAAGCATATTAAGATTGACTGTTACaaccaatgtttttagaatcagATCGATCATTGAACCAGAAAAACTACcagttcacggttcactggtcggattGACAATCGAACTAAtaacgtcataaatatatattttatatattattaaaattaaaaataattttaaaaataaaaatgataaattatgaGTAACcgaatattttcataaatttatttaaaatcataatattttcattaatttgaattaaaattataattttagaaaccataaagttaaaaaaatcacaattgtaaattaaaataaataataatggaaataaactaataaaataaataaaatatatatataaagaaaatatgaaaatgtgagTAAAGACTCATAATCttgtgtttttatatttaaatattatgttttgacatttttattttataattcatatttAACAACACATATGAAATGTTAAGATTGAAATATTGATATGTTATTGAATCATtaattcactatttttttaaaatttaattataataccaaaaaaaagtaaaattctatcacatctaattttcatcaaatgaCAAACTTCTATGTATATAATTGGTATTTTCAACCAATAACagatttatatgtatataatggatattttaaaaaatttctctttgaagataatcaattcaaatatcaagatttttttacttatttaataattaaatttaaaatttactaaattagtAAATTAGAGCCACAAATTAAGTCATTTTGACATTTCtatattaaaactttaaaattttcaaaatttattgaattattactTATGGAATGAGTCAATGTTATGACTGTTTGAATGCGTCATCGTGGAGATGGTGTTCAATATTACTTCGCAGTCGGGATGGTGCGATTGTTGGgtcggggggggggggggggcgggcGGGCGGGCGGCGACAGTGACACAGAGCGCTTCACAGTCATGATAGGTCACCGTCAGGATGGTATCACCATCAAGATGGGTCATCGTTAGGATGACATCCCCATCATGATGGTGCAGTTGTCAGGCCGATGACAACGTTGGACTAGAGTTAGGGGGTAACAACGACACAAAGCAGAAAGTAAAGGGAATGAATTTGAAGGACAAAACAACGTCGTtttaaaatagagagaaagggagagagagagaaaaaaaaaaaaaaaaaaaaaccttttgaaCCGTTTAGTTCGCCCAAAATCGGTCAGGTTAGTAGGTTCACCAGTCTGACCGTTGCTTCTAACTATTTGAGGTAGATTCAAAAATTGTTCGGCTCAAAGGTGCGAATCGTACTGGAACGGTGATTGACCGATccggtttggttttaaaatcaTGGTCACCGCACTCGTCATCACCTTAAGTATAAGACTCTTACTTTGCCTTTTGTTCCTTCTTTCAAACATATTGCAGTTATTTACCAAGTCCTACCTACTTCCGTGTTTCCAATTTTTGGTTGGCAAACTCTCAATGCTTCTTACAATTTATAAGAAGATGTTAgaagttattaatatatttagttactatattagaattattttctttcgtTTTAGAAATAAGGGTAAATTAgtgtttatttccttttatcgggtctatttaaattctaatgatTTTATgcttataattttcaaaagaaatcataataagaaattctagattttttttttctctttttttctctttgaatcttttttagATTTCATCACATATCATCTTCAAATTCTATCatgtcaaaacaaaataaatagagCTAAATatgaagcaaaaataaaaaattgacgCTCTCCGTAATAATTATGTATGATATGAATCATGTagatgttatttatttatttgtaagatcataattttgttaattttatatcCATTGCAAATTTTATCTTCTCCTATAACATATTTATTCTAAGTATAATTGCAccattttgtaaaaaaaaaaaaaatattatctatatttaGTTAAATGGCTGCCTAATTGatatttataatgaaatatatacaACCATCCACTTGGTCAGCTAAGAGAACTTGCTTTAAATCTAATCAAATAATACTTCAGTGGAAAATTCCCAATGGAATGTGACATTAGGTTGACTTCTAAATCAACCATGCCACCAAAGTCTACCCTCGATTCAAATTGGTCTACTAAATTAGAACCAATAAGAAGTCAGTGGGAATTTTTCTTGAGCAAACATTTTAAGTGTATAGGATCAGACTATACGATTTCTGGGCCTTGGTTGCAACTTAACTTTGGGCTGGGCCCAAACGTGAATCACAACTGGCCCATTCAGTTTGGGTTCAATCAGGCCCGGCCCGGGCCTGTTCTCTCAACTACTGATCCCAACGGCTCCTACGTCGTGCCTACGTGGCTTCTTATGGGACCAATCATATCACTTCCCCGACTTGACATCTCTAACATATGCCATTTGCGCACTGCGCAGTGTAGCAGCTCATCCCACGACTAAAAACTTGAGATGTCACCCCAACTCGCCCCTTCCGCGCACGTTAGACAGTACCCCTTCGACCCATTTAACGCGGGAAACACGTAAACCACCTGAAAACCATCACATGCGAGTCTCACTCTGTCTCTCCTCACCCAACCGTTTTCTCCAATTTTGTCATCGACCCAATTCTCCGAACCCGTCAATGGCATCAGGGTCGGGCTCTCTGATGTGGTTCCGGAAAGGGCTTCGAATCCACGACAACCCGGCTCTGCAGCACGCAGCTAAGGAGTCGAATTGCGTGTACCCTGTGTTTGTGATAGACCCCTATTTCATGGAGCCTGACCCGAATGCATTCTCTCCGGGGTCGTCGCGGGCTGGCCTGAACCGAATCCGGTTCTTACTGGAGAGTTTGGTGGATCTTGATTCTAGTCTCCGGCAGCTGGGTTCGCGCTTGTTGGTTCTGAAGGGAGACCCCGGCGAGGTTATAATTCGGTGTTTGAAGGAGGTAAGCCTTTCTCAGTAAGCCTTTCTCTCCCCCTCCCTATACATATATAATTGTATAATTGTATTTTCTCACAACGTTTAGTTTGATTTTCTTGATATAATGAAAAAAGACTTTGGCTTAATCGCCTCAAGTTACCCAGCTTGATATACAGAAAAGCAAGTGTGGTGGTTTACCATGATTGTTCATGAAGTTGTTTGgacctctttctttctttgttccCCTACTTGATGAACCCTTGTGCAAGAGGAGGTGATTGGCTAAAGCCCAAATTTAGTAATGAGATTCCTTAGATTTGattgatgggtttttttttccaccaTGGGGAAATTTGACCAAACTTGGATAAAATTAATCACTAGAATCTTAGAGTTggtttaatttttgttaaaaataatgtaataaacGAGACCTATAATATGTATAAATGTATATTTGGAACAGAGTGgattcaatttcaaattaatatttcagCTTAAACTTGGAATACCTTACACAAAGTTATGGTTAAACTCCAAAATTGTCAATTCAAGCATTTTGAATGCttgtttatggttttttttgGTTGTAATGTTGTTAAGTGAGTGCATTTTAATTGCAATCATCTTATTAGTAAAGCTTATGGATATTCACCTATATATTTTCATGACTTTTGGCTCTGCAGTGGGAGGTGAAAAGGCTTTGCTTTGAGTATGACACAGATCCGTACTACCAAGCTTTAGACATTAAAGTTAAGGTaagaattttctttaagaatCAGAAGTaattgtcttccaatggccaaAAAATGATACGAATTTGTGAATTTGGTTGGTTTGTGGTAGTGTCTCAAAAGGTAATTTAGTACTGTACTGATGTGCATCAATTGTAGATATTAGGTGACAAACTTTTATGCTTGTTTCATCAGAATTATGCTTCTGCAGCTGGAATTGAGGTTTTCTCTCCTGTGAGTCATACTCTCTTCGATTCTGCAGATATCATACAAAAGGTAAGCTTGCACTACAATATTGCTTGGGTTTTTTGGTTAGACCTGCAAAGTTCTTTTAATGATAATTCTTTCAAGTGGAATTATGCTGTATGACTGAAAGCTTGTGTTTGATTTGTTTGGGTTCTCTACTAACGCAAGGTTATTTTCTGTCTGCTCTGACTAATTTATGAAAAGAATGGGGGAAGGCCACCATTGAGTTATCAATCATTTTTGAAGCTTGCCGGGCAACCCTCATGGGCATCATCCCCACTCTCAACCACACTTTCCTGGCTTCCACCAGTAGGAGATGTTGGAACTTGTGAAATTTCAAATGTTCCAACAGTTAAAGAACTTGGCTATGAAGAGATTGGACAGGTTTGAAGTTACTAATTTGTTAAGCAAGTGCCATCTCTAAGAAATCTTCAtgagaagaattttttttttgcaggaTGAATTGACTCCTTTCAAAGGTGGTGAATCAGAAGCATTGAAGAGATTGAGAGAGTCAATCCGTGACAAGGTATATTTAATGTATTGTAAAGAATCCCTATTTAACCTTGCACATCTTGCTTAAGAGAAAAGTTAAAGTGACATACCCGGGGATAATATGGTAGACAAAATTAAGATCATTTCAGAAACTAGCTAAATTCTtaaggggattttttttttttctatatttgatgCTTGATCTACATATTGAAGCCTTCTGACATCAAGTCACAGGGTGCTTACGTGATTGAAGTaaatttattggaaattttttattaattcagtATCAACTTTATATTCTTTaacattaaattttaccaatgaaaagtttttcaaatttattgaaGTTGTTTATATCTGAGTATTGGCTCTGAATATAATGCAATTTACCAGATTTGATTGAAAAGAATAGGCATCCAAACAATGGTTGTGCGTGTTTCagtaatagaaaatattttgaccTTTGTCAATCCTCAGAATGAAGTCTCCACTTatgcattattttcaaaaccctACATGCTTGGAAACCATTCAGCTCACATTCAATCAATAGTGTTTGGAATATCCTTTTGTtgctcataaat is a window from the Vitis riparia cultivar Riparia Gloire de Montpellier isolate 1030 chromosome 9, EGFV_Vit.rip_1.0, whole genome shotgun sequence genome containing:
- the LOC117921711 gene encoding cytochrome P450 734A1-like gives rise to the protein MEEYFLQWFWPLFSFMALVFVLKVVDYLWWRPKRIEKHFSKQGIRGPPYQFFIGNIKEIVGLTLKTSSQPMPLSDHNILPRVLSFYHHWKKIYGATFLVWFGPTSRVTISDPVLIREIFISKAEFYEKNESHPLVRKLEGDGLLTLQGEKWAHHRKIISPTFHMENVKLMIPTMGKTMAAMLDKWSTMANSDEVEIEVSEWFQRLTEEVVTRTVFGTSYEDGKSIFQLQAQQMVSAIESFQKVFISTYRFLPTKKNRDSWKLDKEISKSLVELIERRRKYPVANSCSEDLLEVMIRASIMEDNIETISSNSSVSSSSSSSSSSRISVYDIVEECKSFFFAGKHTTANLLTWTTILLAMHPQWQKLAREEVLRVCGARDIPSKDDFSKLKTLGMILNESLRLYPPAVATIRRAKADVHLGGCMMIPRGTELLIPILAVHHDPGLWGQDANEFNPARFSQGVAHAAKHPMAFLPFGLGARRCIGQNLAILQTKLAIAMILQRFSFSLAPTYQHAPMVLMLLHPQSGAPIIFRELSDTMNYS